The nucleotide window ATAATTTAGCAACGTAATTTGtagttgattttgaaaaaatcaaaagaaaacaaGTGGGTGTCAAAGTTATCATAACACTGTGTTGTCTACTCTTTACCCTATACTTggcaattttatcataatatttaatgacatttgttgtcaagacaaaccTGTTGGAGCTGAAATTGTGACAGTTAATGAGTTTTGTCCGCAAGTCTTGACAAAATGGAATTACTGACACAATTTGGTTAATGTTCTTTTGTGTGGGGAAAACGTGTCGATATTCATGTTCATAGTTTTCTTTGTAATGTTTGTGTGAAAATGTAATTTGATGGCAGACATAGTTGAGGGAACAAATCTTCTGACAATTTTGTTTGAACAATAACATAACATCGACAAGAAGTTGTCCATATGCAGACATGAATTTGTTCAACGTGTAAACAAATAGATAGCATGTCAAGACGGGGGTTAATTTCTAATCATAAACAAATCTGTTGTGTCAACTATTTACACAATATCCATTTTAATGTTTCACTTTAATAACTGTAAGGTTATTATTAATCCTTTTATTGtattataattgtttaaattgtcacaaaaattattattttttttaaatttacttgcTTTACTAAACAAATTTCGTTTAATGTTTCTTTAAACTAACAAACCAAAGAactaatttcaacaatattgagtcataaaataatgatataataaccataaataataatcaattaaaaaaagcCACAAAATTTATTCGCTATTCCTTATTtagaaacaacaataaaaaaacgtaAACTTGCTAAATCAGACATTCAGTGTGTTGGCAACGCTAGACCAAAAATAGTCATGGCAATTAAAACAGATCAAGCGAATGAATCTTTTATATACACTGACACAAAAGATGACACTTCATTAAATCAGGTGTTGTGATATGATGCCAATTTAAGAACAGTTTAGTAGCCATTCATTTGATAAAGAGAGAATGCTGATGATGTAGGGGGAAggggaaataaaatattaaatatttttgttttttaatttgtttgttgctttgtttttttaacattctaACAAGCAATAAGTAGGCGTTTTAAATGACTTGCTTATTATTTACTTACAGTGATAAAGTTCCAAAAATATCTCTGTTGACGTATGATTTTTTGCACTGCATTACCGATCACAACATTATCAAATGTAAAGCTACTTATTTGCCTAATAtttgtattaacaaaaatatttggaaaattaattgaaattttgaagtaaATTTCTCCCTAATTTAATTGCTCTTAACTCACTAACAAAAACACTGTTAGGTTATTGAAAAGCGCTCAAAAAAACACTGAATGGACGACACTGGCGGTTGGATCTTAAAGCAGTGATGCCAAAGATATgctttttaaaacgtttgtattattaaataaagttaagcaaacttaaaatatatagaGCAAGGCTGTGATATATTTCGAAACATTTCCTATTGTTTTCATATTAATAAAACGctaaattatgttaattttttttctacttacTCCTGCCCGTTGTCGTTTCATAGTTACTGCCACTGCCCGTACTACTCATACTTGTCTGCAGCACCTGTGCCGGATGATTTTCATCCATTAGCTGATGCCCcagctgctgttgctgttgatAATATTGTTGCTGAAGCCCTGCTGCATGCTGCAACTGATGCTGTTGCATTTGCTGCTGATGCTGTTGCTGCCTACCATTCACACTTGACTCATATTGTATGGCTCTTTGTTGATAATCCAAAAAAGCATCATCTCTTTCACCCCTTAGACACGAGGCAAAACCCCTTGAATTCGAGGTACGTCTTTGAGGGACAGCCAAAGCGGCTGCATCCTTTTCCAACGAGCGACAATACAGATGCGTTGTGGTGGTGCGCTGTAAAGATTGAGACTTATGCGAACCCGTACTTGAAGTATTACAGCCATTTTCTATAATGGGCGTGGTCAGAGTTACCTCGGAATGCATAATGTGCAAAGGAGTGGAAGAGTTGGAGGAATTTGTGTTGGCGTTGGCGGCAGCAGCATTGCGTTTATCTTCGGAGGGCGGTATAGCAacacaattcatttttttttgtgttaagtTTTAAggggtttttatttttggtttgatattatttttttttatttgtttaaatataatttttggttttaaattaaGGTAGATTTTGTGTtgcatttaaaaactaaataatttctgTATTAAGTTAACATTGGTAGGCAGTAGTGATTTTATGCTgggattttattcataaaacttgagactttttttgtatataacatGCACCTGTGaggattttggggattttttttttaaattcgttgGTGTAAAAAAAATGCTGTAaagaagttttattaaaattagtaGTGTTCCCAGGATATGGTAAAGTGAACACCagttgattttttgcaaaagtaTTAATCTcaaaaaaaaccataatttatttcaaactagactttcaaagttattttttttaaattgtaacttaatttaattaaattatatttaacagtctttttaaaaatttaattctgcaattaattgaattttatttaaattaatttgttaaatttatttgtaaactgcccaaagttcatttttatttactcttttaatgttgtttacatttaattaaGGCGAATACATgcaaatacgagcgaattcatactccatatatacaaaattaatgaatttgctcgtatttgcctgaattcgccaTCAACACCACcttggtatataaattcgccttgtttaCTAAGCTCTGCCTAACACTCTCTTTGTCCTAGTCTCCCTCCCTCTCTCTCTACCCCAGATTTGCTGCTTTATGTTATTGATAAGTGATGataacttattttttgtttataaagtgacaattctttagttttattatcgttttatttattaaatcaataatttcaagataaatgaaataaataaaacttaaattctctatatttcttaaaatatttagatttgttTACCTTAATCTTTAAATCTATTTGAAATGATTTGCATTTTTcctattttgttttcatttaattagaAACAATTCATGCTGTGTTGGATATTTGttgtaaaatattccaaatattcctttatttatttaaaattgttcaaataaaCCAGCCAATGTAAACTATTTACAAATTATATCAATCTTTAGTcataatataaacataaaagtCTTcctaaatgaatataaaatgaTACTTGAACTTGCCAATGATACAACAATATGATAAAGATAAAGGCAAGAAGGGGAGGGGGGATTCTTTATTGTGTCTGTCAATCTTtcagtaaattttataaataatctaCTGTTTAGTTTTGGTAAACAATGaaatttctaaataacaaaaagaaaattcgaaagttttgttttctttccaacatggaatttaaacaatttgattaaaatttaaagataatcaataaaatttctatatttataagatttaaaactgtttaatagtttcttatttacataattatatttacaaatttgtgtataattGGCAATGCAAGCAGGCTGTGGTTGGCAAGTTTTTCATTGAATTTCTTAATTTCCATTTAATAATCGTCTTTAGTGGCCCTATTTTCTATAATTGCTAATTTTTGCTTTCAATTTTATAGTTTCTTTTCAATTCAGTATTTTCCAATCAAAGAATActcaaaaaataagtttttttccaGTATTTCCCTTAATTTGCCATTTGTTATTGTTGGCAATGCATCAAAGAAGTTTAAACAAACTTATATTGGCCTCTTTTGTTACCATTGGCCAAATAATATCCGCCACCCATTGAAGGTCTTAATTTCCTCTTATTTCCCATGATTGCGTCAAACTGATTACAACTGATTTTAATTCATGCTAGTtctgcaaacaagaaaaccaattcaaaaaattcctttcatttaaaatgaatttttgtttcTGTGCTAAGAAACATGACAAAAACAGCACTTGATCAAAGTGAATTTACACACAGGGCCCTGAGCTGCAAACGAATCACACTGAAACGTAAAAGGAAACCCCATAAAAATTTGTTGTACagctaaaataataacaactacaaaagaataattacaataaaacatggcaaaaagaaaacaagaatgaataaaacaaacaaaaaaaaccggCGGAAGTTTGtggttaaaataactaaaaggGAATAAACTGAAAATGTGGTCAATTACagcaaaaaagaaacaaaaaaaagaaacaaaaattcaaaagattgaaaattccaaaattttgtacAGAAAAAAAGTTTACAAAACATTGCCGTTGACAGAAGCCAAGGatgtaaacaaataattgaaagaaaattctttaaaacatATTAATTTCATTCAATGATTATATGATTATTAATTAAAgccataaataatttattaatttgactgttaaaatttatatagacAAGTTGCAAATCTTAGGACTGgagaattaacatttttttaaaaaaaatgtttccgaTCAATTTCCAGAATAACATTTATGATAAAAAACTGAAGATTCATGAAAGTTggaaccatagagaatagacatagagcggaaactcttctTGGTTGGAAGTTTCTGttttcgaaaataatttttaatgtttcatttcatgaaattattaattttttcaacacatttcataatttattacaataatTGGAATTGACGGTCAAATCAAATTCCAAAGAAGTCAAAATTTGAGTCCTGAAAAACTTTTACTCAAGTACGTCACCATGTTTGTTTCAATTTTATTCCACATACGTTATATTGCACTGAATCTTCATCTAAATGCTGGAGATCAAGAATGTAAAGCCTTTCATCCTCCTTAAACCAATCTCTTTTGACATTGCAGATCAAGAACGTACGATCATGCAAGAACATTAAGCCCGCAGATTTTGTTCTCAAACTAGGTTGTTCAAAGTTTCCTTTTAGTCATATGAAAAGGCTATGAATTGTATCTGGGGTCTTCTCTTAGAAACTCGAGATAAGATTCTTGGACCGTTTTCCAAATCTGTTAGCAGAAGATATTGCCGATCCTCTTAATGAAGGTTCTTAAATGAGCTGTAGTTTAGGTTCTGGGCTGTTCTTTGAGGAACTACTGTGTTTCAGGCTGAAATGTTGGCGATCTATGGGACATTTAAGATACTATATGCCAGGAATATTTGAGGTAATATTGGTGTCAAGTTATTTTCGCCCTGGCACTTCTGTCACTCTAATCATACACTACTCTCAGCTTAGACCACCAGTAGAATGAGAATGAAGATAAAGATATCCGGATTATTGAAAGTGGAATCTTCTGAGGTTTGGAAAATACATGACATCTATAGAATACTTGTGGAGTTTCCAGAAAAGGTTGAGCCACATAGAATGTAAAACACACTTTTCTACATTTAAATCGAAACCAAATACACATTTAAAGGCTGATGGAGGGGTTAATAGATCATTTGGATCATTGCACAATCCTTCAATAGACAAGCTGTCTCTCACTTCCCTTGAGAAGTGATTGTCTTAGCTGCTGGGGCCGTGTAAGGAGGAAAATTAGTTCAACTTCTCTGCGAATGTACGCCAGTTCATTTAactcttttttggaaaaatatatacTGGACGGCCATTCTAAAATATCAGAAATAAGACTGGGAGACCTTTATTGATTCCTAAATGTAAGAGGTTGGTCTAGAAGACATTTAAAGGCTGACGGAGGTTTCAACAGATCATTAAGAACATTGGACAATCGGTAAATAGAAAAGCTGTCTCATTTTAGAAGTGATTGCCTTGGCTGCTGGGACCGCCAAAAAGGAGGAAAAGTGGTTCATCTTGTCTGCGAAAGTACGTCAGTTCATGTAGCTTTTCTTGGACAAACATATACTGGATGACCATTCTGTGGTATCGGAAAAAAGACTGGGAGACCTTATTAGATACCTAAATGCAAGAGGATGGTGTAGTAGACATTTTACTAGTACCTAGATTTCATCATGTTGCTTTTAACCAGTTTTAAAATCGAAGTCGTTCCTATTCTTGAACGGATGTTCTTATGGTTAGCTCTAGCCCTAACTAATGTAGGGCTGGTCCTATAGAGGAGTCCTCCACTAGGTCAAAAGCCTCTTCTTTATCCAGAAAGCCATCAGTGTGAAATAGCCAAACTCAAGTGATTTCTCAGTATATCCTACTAACCGGAGTACTGTCGTCTCAAtaaaccataatatggttgtcATTCTccttaaaacaatattttgacaTTGCAGATCAAGAATGTACGATCATGCAAGAaccttaaatttgttttcaatacaGCCTTCGGACACAACCTTTTACAGAATTTAAAAGGTTGTTCAAAGTTTTCTTTTAGTCGGAAAGGGTATCCTATTGAAAGAATATGAATTGTGATGTAGACTCTGGGGTCTTTTCTGAGAAACTCTGTTATTGAGAGGATAATAACAGCTTTAGATCCACTGATATTCGTATGAGTAAGATTGTCGGTGATTTTTGGTAAAGTTTTCATTAAGATTAATGATAAGGTATGTGACGCTTTCCCAACTTTTGCAATATTACATTTCGTTTCTCAGTCTAGTAGATATGACCATGAAATACAGATTCCAATTAGCCAGGGAAAGACTGCTATCCGATCCACATGACTTTTAGGGATCTAAACTCTTCATGCATCTATTTAATTTGTCCACCAACATCGTAAACGAATCTATCGTTTGGGGTCTGTCTTTCAAACGCAAGTTTCCCGGAAAGTGTGTGTCCTTGATAATTTTCAGTGGCTTGTTGCTCCTGGTAATCCACTTTCCATCCTGTTTTGGATATAATACGGGATGGCTGGTGATTTTGATGGCATATTTCTCAGACTCATGAAATTTCGGATGTTTTTGGTGTGGTCTTACCAATATGGAAATTAAATTCATGTCAAAGTTTTGTAAAAAGACTTTTGTGTGTAGCCATCATCGTAAACGAATCTAACATCCCACTATACTTTTGTGTTC belongs to Calliphora vicina chromosome 4, idCalVici1.1, whole genome shotgun sequence and includes:
- the LOC135958846 gene encoding PH and SEC7 domain-containing protein-like, which codes for MNCVAIPPSEDKRNAAAANANTNSSNSSTPLHIMHSEVTLTTPIIENGCNTSSTGSHKSQSLQRTTTTHLYCRSLEKDAAALAVPQRRTSNSRGFASCLRGERDDAFLDYQQRAIQYESSVNGRQQQHQQQMQQHQLQHAAGLQQQYYQQQQQLGHQLMDENHPAQVLQTSMSSTGSGSNYETTTGRSEYKSKTLPRIHFDNSINDMSLNEGHKTQLFFLLFNLGLLI